The [Clostridium] scindens ATCC 35704 nucleotide sequence GTTTGATATCTGTACGATTGTCAATGGAAAAAGCGGCAGGTGTTCTGAGAACTGCAAGTTTTGCGCGCAATCCTCCTTTTATCATACAGAGGCAGTAGAATATCCCCTTATGGATGTCAAAGAGATTCTGGATAAGGCTATCGATAATGCCAGACGCGGGGTACTGCGCTATTCTATCGTGACATCAGGAAGGCGCCTTGGCGATAATGAAATTGATCAGATGTGCAGGACTATCCGTAAAATTAAGGAAACAGTGGATATCGAGATCTGCGTTTCTTTTGGGCTTCTTGACAAGGAACAGTTTATAAGACTGCGGGATGCAGGCGTATCCCGGGTACATAACAATCTGGAGACATCCAGGAGGTATTTCCCGCGTGTTTGCACGACCCACACCTTTGATGATAAAGTGGCAGCCATCCGCGCCGCCCAGGATGCGGGGCTGAATGTGTGCAGCGGTGGCATTATGGGACTTGGCGAGACGGAAGAAGACCGAATTGATATGGCGTTTACCCTGAAAGAGTTGGGAATTAAAAGCGTGCCAATCAACATGCTGAACCCGATTCCGGGAACGCCATATGAAAACGTCCCAAGGCTTAGGGAAGAAGAAATGAAAAGAATCGTCGCCATATACCGCTTTATCCTTCCGTCGGCTTCCATAAGGCTGGCAGGAGGAAGAGGGCTGCTTGCAGACAAAGGCGAAGGATGCTTTCGGTCAGGAGCCAATG carries:
- the bioB gene encoding biotin synthase BioB, with the protein product MTLVEELKEKVMSNGNLSREEACALFREPLEELSRAADEIRRHFCKDGFDICTIVNGKSGRCSENCKFCAQSSFYHTEAVEYPLMDVKEILDKAIDNARRGVLRYSIVTSGRRLGDNEIDQMCRTIRKIKETVDIEICVSFGLLDKEQFIRLRDAGVSRVHNNLETSRRYFPRVCTTHTFDDKVAAIRAAQDAGLNVCSGGIMGLGETEEDRIDMAFTLKELGIKSVPINMLNPIPGTPYENVPRLREEEMKRIVAIYRFILPSASIRLAGGRGLLADKGEGCFRSGANAVISGDMLTTSGYTIESDLEMIGRLGYRTALCNG